The following coding sequences lie in one Niabella agricola genomic window:
- a CDS encoding SusC/RagA family TonB-linked outer membrane protein gives MSQRHRISSSRYLLRYCLMLVWGICIGAVYEPAFCNSKFINLKLNGIYDTIPGKSWVLHGSVKDEAGKPVPGATVTVLRSGAKSSVTDRSGNFIIEMNDARDSLEVSFIGYQTQRLVPGAQRTVTIILLPDEAGRQLEEVVVNTGYMTQRKADLTGAVSVVTSKELTKGQGVTNVLQSLQGVVPGLHITTDGNPTGNVGVELRGLTSVRGGAPLIVIDGMPSYMNLRDINPNNIASIQVLKDAYSASIYGTQGGAGVILIETKKGKAGRTKIDYSTTMGFAEFNNKPEMLNTQQYGQAIWQAFVNTNPAANEEEVRKAIRFYDYEWHRDANGFPVLDKITPIKYLNADSTMLSANTNWLDAISQRGLQQEHQLTVSSGSEKATSLFSLNYTENQGTQIHTGFKRFTARVNTDYKLFNNRVTIGENLEASHLIERNMNVMHQALVEPPIVPVYTTNGGWGGSAVALGMDDYWNPVRDLTLNKDNGNNYNKLFGDVHASIRFLKDLVFRTQLGLIYTDGYHRNIQFTFKEGGGKVNNINSVDQWYWREAAFDWTNTLTYSLKRDRHSLDVLAGMEANKYTSESMSGNRQGLAFETYDFAYLKSATGNMTVDGGGDKYNLLSYFGKFNYSFHSRYLLSGSVRYDGSSKFGANNRFALFPAISAGWRISQEDFLKDNELLSDLKLRASWGRNGSLANINSLNAQTYFRPDYNYTSYAIGGNETGNLPSGFFKIQTGNPNLRWEATTQANIGLDFGFLQQRLSGTLDFYRKYTDGMLIQPPYLGTIGEGGYQFINAANMTNKGVELTLAYGSSAGKDFSYRFQGNVSYNKNVVNDLPSTVTYSWGGTVQKQDGIAGHPWGSVYGFIADGLFQNQAEVDQSADQPGKGIGRIRYKDISGPDGKPDGKIDDNYDRVWISDGGRPKFEYGLNTSLAYKNFDFSMFWQGVAGVKVYNGWKSYSDFWNVWIQNGFNHPTRVLDAWTPTNTSSTIPALSWNNANGELRSSTYFIEPGQYVKLRNLQLGYSLPQALISGIGIERIYVFVMGQNLVILKSKKYTGLDPENPDGNDYANPYVIPRIFKAGIQVSF, from the coding sequence ATGAGCCAACGACATCGCATTTCCTCGAGCCGCTATTTATTGCGGTATTGCCTTATGCTTGTATGGGGCATTTGCATAGGTGCAGTATATGAGCCGGCATTTTGTAACAGCAAGTTCATTAACCTGAAATTAAACGGAATCTACGATACCATTCCCGGTAAAAGCTGGGTGTTGCACGGTTCCGTTAAGGATGAGGCCGGCAAGCCCGTTCCTGGAGCAACGGTAACGGTGTTGCGATCGGGTGCTAAAAGCAGTGTGACCGACCGGAGCGGAAATTTTATCATTGAGATGAATGATGCGCGGGATAGCCTGGAAGTATCCTTTATCGGGTATCAGACACAGCGGCTGGTTCCCGGAGCACAGCGCACGGTGACCATTATATTACTGCCGGATGAAGCCGGCCGGCAACTGGAGGAGGTGGTGGTAAATACCGGGTATATGACGCAACGGAAGGCGGATCTTACAGGGGCTGTATCCGTCGTTACTTCCAAAGAATTGACCAAGGGACAGGGTGTTACCAATGTACTGCAGTCATTGCAGGGAGTGGTTCCGGGACTACACATCACTACAGATGGCAATCCCACGGGAAATGTAGGGGTCGAGTTGAGGGGCCTGACGTCCGTGAGAGGGGGAGCCCCGTTGATTGTAATAGATGGTATGCCCAGCTATATGAATTTAAGGGATATTAATCCCAATAATATCGCCTCTATACAGGTGCTGAAAGATGCTTACTCTGCCAGCATCTACGGAACCCAGGGCGGGGCAGGGGTTATTTTAATTGAAACCAAAAAAGGCAAGGCGGGCAGAACAAAAATAGACTATAGCACGACAATGGGTTTTGCCGAGTTTAATAATAAACCCGAAATGCTGAATACCCAGCAATATGGGCAGGCCATCTGGCAGGCGTTTGTAAATACCAATCCTGCTGCCAACGAGGAGGAAGTTAGAAAAGCAATCCGGTTTTATGATTATGAATGGCACCGCGATGCCAATGGCTTTCCGGTTTTAGACAAGATAACACCCATCAAATACCTGAATGCAGATTCTACCATGCTTTCAGCCAATACGAATTGGTTAGATGCTATTTCACAGCGGGGGCTTCAGCAGGAACATCAGCTTACGGTTTCCAGTGGCAGTGAAAAAGCAACTTCCTTGTTTTCGCTGAATTATACCGAAAATCAGGGAACACAGATCCATACAGGATTTAAGCGGTTTACAGCCCGTGTAAATACCGACTATAAGTTGTTTAACAACCGTGTTACTATTGGAGAAAATCTGGAAGCATCCCACCTGATAGAACGCAATATGAATGTAATGCACCAGGCACTGGTAGAGCCGCCAATTGTTCCGGTATATACGACCAATGGCGGATGGGGAGGGTCGGCGGTAGCGTTGGGAATGGATGACTACTGGAATCCCGTGCGCGATCTAACCCTTAATAAGGATAATGGTAATAATTACAATAAACTGTTTGGAGATGTACATGCCAGCATCCGGTTTCTTAAAGACCTGGTGTTCCGTACCCAGTTAGGGCTGATTTATACTGACGGCTATCACCGGAATATTCAGTTTACCTTTAAGGAAGGGGGCGGCAAGGTCAATAATATAAACAGTGTGGATCAATGGTACTGGAGGGAGGCGGCGTTTGATTGGACCAATACGCTCACCTACAGTCTTAAAAGGGATCGGCATAGTCTTGATGTTTTGGCCGGTATGGAAGCCAACAAATATACCTCAGAAAGTATGAGCGGGAACCGCCAGGGATTGGCTTTTGAAACCTACGATTTTGCATACCTGAAGTCGGCAACCGGTAATATGACTGTTGACGGCGGCGGGGATAAATATAACCTGTTATCTTATTTTGGAAAATTCAACTATTCATTTCATTCCCGGTATTTATTGTCGGGTTCGGTACGTTATGATGGGTCGTCTAAGTTTGGTGCCAATAACCGGTTTGCCTTGTTCCCGGCTATCTCGGCCGGATGGCGCATCAGCCAGGAAGATTTTTTAAAGGATAACGAACTGCTGTCGGATCTGAAGTTGAGAGCCAGCTGGGGAAGGAACGGTAGCCTCGCCAATATCAACTCGCTCAATGCACAAACATATTTCCGCCCGGATTATAATTACACTTCCTATGCCATCGGTGGAAACGAAACCGGCAACCTGCCCTCAGGATTTTTCAAAATTCAAACGGGCAACCCCAATTTGAGATGGGAGGCCACAACCCAAGCCAATATCGGCCTCGATTTTGGATTTTTGCAACAACGGTTATCTGGTACATTGGATTTTTACCGGAAGTATACCGACGGAATGTTGATTCAGCCTCCTTACCTGGGCACCATTGGAGAAGGCGGATATCAATTTATTAATGCCGCTAATATGACCAACAAAGGCGTGGAATTAACCCTTGCTTATGGCAGCAGCGCGGGTAAAGATTTTAGTTACCGGTTCCAGGGGAATGTTTCTTATAATAAAAATGTAGTAAATGACCTGCCGTCTACGGTTACCTATTCATGGGGTGGAACGGTACAGAAACAGGACGGAATAGCCGGGCATCCCTGGGGTTCGGTATATGGCTTTATAGCAGATGGTCTTTTTCAGAATCAGGCAGAGGTGGATCAATCGGCAGATCAGCCGGGCAAGGGCATTGGCCGGATAAGATATAAAGATATTTCAGGGCCAGATGGAAAACCGGATGGAAAAATTGACGATAACTATGACCGCGTTTGGATCAGTGATGGAGGAAGACCGAAGTTCGAATACGGACTCAATACCAGCCTGGCATACAAAAACTTCGACTTTTCCATGTTCTGGCAGGGCGTAGCGGGCGTGAAAGTATATAACGGCTGGAAAAGCTATAGCGATTTTTGGAATGTTTGGATCCAGAACGGGTTTAATCATCCTACCCGTGTGCTGGATGCCTGGACGCCCACCAATACCAGTTCAACGATTCCGGCTTTGTCGTGGAATAATGCCAATGGCGAACTGAGATCCTCTACGTATTTTATAGAGCCCGGCCAGTATGTAAAACTGAGGAATCTTCAATTGGGCTACAGCTTGCCGCAAGCATTGATTTCCGGAATCGGTATAGAGCGTATATATGTGTTTGTGATGGGGCAAAACCTGGTGATCCTGAAAAGTAAGAAATATACAGGACTCGATCCGGAAAATCCCGATGGTAATGATTATGCCAATCCATATGTTATCCCGAGAATTTTTAAAGCAGGTATTCAAGTATCTTTTTAA
- a CDS encoding RagB/SusD family nutrient uptake outer membrane protein produces MKKHLVHILLIVLVATAGCKKFLDVTPQGVVTVENVSTPDKVDGLVIAAYAWLPHEGTINARMSPWLADIKSDDSYKGGGGIGDQLPWYQWEVFTLNNANTGNNDGIWYAEYQGVSRCNTAIKALNNVNESEYPLKQQRIAEMKFLRGYFFLNLKRWYKWIPYFDETLPIDSIKTVPNRPAGVTNDLAIWQHIYNDFDAAAKVLPADQSEPGRPTKYAAQALMLEALMWMAYEQDMSNKVININKETLAKALPIADGIISSGKYSLAPDYAINFLFDYDNKSPESIFEWQYSHSDGTPNGNLNGGTPLNAPWWPPSFSCCDFHKASYNVVNAFKTDAKGIPMFDDYNDQDITPANRSTYFTGNKWDPRIGHTVAIPGLPWKYQQNLLFDSSGSRDPATFGYFNSLKENVESNSPGLVNLFWMWNSKNEIAIRYDRILLQKAEILIRLGREQEALPIINSIRQRAANSTGRLKFVNGTPTLPYNIALYVNGVNCNWTNAFAWKALMFENRLEFAMEGVRWYDLVRWGIAASTMNAYFAKELPRGRSWLKDGKFTAGRDEFMPIPQPQINYAFGMYQQNPGY; encoded by the coding sequence ATGAAAAAGCATTTAGTACACATATTATTGATCGTATTGGTCGCAACAGCAGGATGCAAAAAGTTCCTGGACGTGACACCGCAGGGCGTTGTAACAGTAGAAAACGTGAGCACACCCGACAAGGTGGACGGGCTGGTTATTGCAGCTTATGCCTGGCTGCCGCATGAAGGTACCATCAATGCCCGCATGAGTCCCTGGCTGGCCGATATTAAATCGGACGATTCCTATAAAGGTGGTGGTGGTATCGGCGACCAGCTGCCCTGGTACCAATGGGAGGTGTTTACCTTAAATAATGCCAACACCGGTAATAATGATGGCATCTGGTATGCAGAATATCAGGGCGTGTCCCGGTGCAATACTGCTATTAAAGCGCTGAACAATGTTAATGAATCGGAATATCCCTTAAAGCAACAACGCATTGCCGAAATGAAATTTTTACGGGGTTATTTTTTCCTGAACCTGAAACGCTGGTACAAATGGATTCCCTATTTTGATGAAACGCTGCCGATAGATTCCATCAAAACGGTTCCTAACAGGCCCGCTGGTGTCACCAATGATCTCGCTATCTGGCAGCATATTTACAATGATTTTGATGCGGCCGCCAAGGTTTTACCGGCAGATCAGAGCGAGCCTGGCCGTCCAACAAAATACGCGGCACAGGCATTAATGCTGGAAGCCCTGATGTGGATGGCTTATGAACAGGATATGAGCAATAAGGTGATCAATATCAACAAAGAAACGCTGGCCAAAGCATTGCCTATTGCCGATGGCATCATCAGCAGCGGAAAGTATAGCCTGGCACCGGATTATGCGATCAACTTTCTTTTTGATTATGATAACAAGTCTCCTGAATCTATTTTTGAATGGCAATATTCACACAGTGATGGTACTCCAAATGGTAATTTGAATGGCGGTACTCCCCTGAATGCACCCTGGTGGCCGCCCAGCTTTAGTTGCTGTGATTTTCATAAAGCATCCTATAATGTGGTGAATGCCTTTAAAACAGATGCAAAAGGTATCCCTATGTTTGATGATTATAATGACCAGGACATTACCCCGGCAAACAGAAGCACTTACTTTACGGGTAACAAATGGGATCCGCGCATTGGCCATACCGTAGCTATACCGGGTTTGCCCTGGAAATACCAGCAGAATTTATTGTTTGACAGCAGCGGGTCAAGAGACCCGGCTACCTTTGGCTATTTTAACTCACTTAAGGAAAATGTGGAATCCAATTCGCCGGGCTTGGTAAACCTGTTCTGGATGTGGAATTCCAAGAATGAAATTGCCATAAGATATGATCGTATCCTGCTTCAGAAAGCAGAGATCCTCATTCGGTTGGGAAGGGAACAGGAGGCATTGCCTATTATTAATTCTATCCGTCAGCGGGCCGCTAACAGCACCGGGAGGTTGAAATTTGTAAATGGTACACCCACCTTGCCCTATAACATCGCCTTATATGTAAACGGTGTCAATTGCAACTGGACCAATGCATTTGCCTGGAAGGCGCTGATGTTTGAGAACCGGCTGGAATTTGCTATGGAGGGCGTACGATGGTATGATCTAGTGCGGTGGGGAATAGCGGCCTCCACGATGAATGCTTATTTTGCCAAGGAATTGCCCCGTGGCAGGTCCTGGTTGAAGGACGGTAAATTTACCGCCGGACGTGATGAATTTATGCCGATTCCACAACCGCAAATCAATTATGCATTTGGAATGTACCAGCAAAACCCCGGGTATTAA